The Pseudoliparis swirei isolate HS2019 ecotype Mariana Trench unplaced genomic scaffold, NWPU_hadal_v1 hadal_186, whole genome shotgun sequence nucleotide sequence CGTGGCAGCTGACCAGACACACCGAAGGATGAGTCAGAGGGGAGCGCCGAGTCGACGCGAGGTCTCTTACCCGTTCCAACTGGTTGGCCGCATCAACGTACTTCTTTTCTGTCAGCGCCTTGTTGAACTCCTCCATCGCGCTGTGGAACTGGACCACAGAAACACCAGGTCAACGGAGGCTCGGGCGCCACCGCGTCTCCGCTCGTGTAAAAGCTCGGCGTGTAATGATTGGCTCACACAAAGCCGGGAAATAAATCAATAGAAAACAACATAAACAGCCACAAGCGAGAGAAATAAATCTCTAGATCAAACTCACATTAAATCTTACTTCACTGAACAGTGTTTTACCTCTTTGAGATGTCCAAGCATTGCTATGACGATCGTGTTtttctccagctgctgcttcagCTTTGCATACTCGGCCACAGCCACGTGCACGTTCTGCTGcacctgtatgtatgtatgtatgcgcacacacacacgcgcacacgcacacgcacacgcacacgcacacgttgAAGGCCACCTCGAGTAGCTCTGGGCTCGGCTCATTCGGTCTGACTTGGGAGCAGTGTCCGGCGTACCTCGGTCTCGATGCAGCTCTTCAGGCCGTCCATCTCTCTGGAGACCTCCTCCACCTGAACCATCAGCTCCTCGGACCCCTGGAGGCTCGGGAGGAACTCACTGTACCGCTTGTTCATCATGTCACAGACTTCTTCCTGTAAAGAAACATGAAGCAACGAGGTAACGGATGGTGGTGCGAGGCCTTTTCCTGAGTGTCTCAGGACTCACCTGCTGTACGACATGTGATGTCAACATAAGTGTGAGAACTGACGTCTGAACACACAGAAGCCTGAAGAGTAACAAGAGAACTCACAGCGTCTTTATTATGAATGAATGCTTTCATGCTCAATACTATGACTCAGGTTATTAAACAGTGTCACTACAACACATCATTATAAGAAAATGTATAAAGaccctaaaaaaagtcatgttgACAAAACACTGGAGGGAGAACTCCTAAAGTATGAGTTATGCAAAAGTATTGATACCACACTGTAGGTATAGGTAAACTAACTAATGAACTAAGGTTACAAGTTAACTAACTTAAATTAAATCATTACAAGTAGGTAAGCTAACTTAAATGAACTAAGGTTAGTTAACTTACTTAAATTAACTAAGGTCACAAGAAGGTTAActaacttaaattaaataattacaaGTAGGTAAGCTAACTTAATGAACTAAGGTCACAAGTAGGTTAACTGTTTATATTAACTCAGGTTACAAGTAGGTAAACTAAATATCGTGACACGATAAAGGCGGCAGCGGCGACGCGGAGAAGTTCAACTGATGACGCGGGTTCAAAACTTTCCGTTAGCTCGACGCAGCTAACGCTATGCTAGCCGCTAGATTACCTTCGTATCTTCCACCTTGCGCGACATTTTGCTAATTTTACTGGACAAGTCCTCCTTGTCCAGTTTGCCGGAGCTGGCGAGCACCTCGGTGACAAACGACGACATCCCGCGTCCCGTAGTGACGGCGTAGCGCCGCGGAAAGAGACGCGGACCCGCACGACAACAAGCCGGAACCCGCCAGGCGGCCTGATTGGTTCCGAGGGGCCGACCGGAGACCGGATGTTCCTCCGCTCGGAGGCGAGTCACCGGAAGTTGGTGGTCACGTGATTCACGTGGGACCAATCACAGGTTGAAGATACAAACCTTACTAGTCACCTGTAAATGGTTGAGTGTGTGAGATAAATGGTGTAAATACGAATGGCATGCATTGTCGATGATATATGTTTGTAATTATTCAATAATAGTTTGTGCTTTAATgtcccttttttatttgatttgatgcTCTTTTTCTGTCCTTTTTTATTCCCTGCAGTGGCCCTGCTGGCATGTTAgtttacatgta carries:
- the zw10 gene encoding centromere/kinetochore protein zw10 homolog, which produces MSSFVTEVLASSGKLDKEDLSSKISKMSRKVEDTKEEVCDMMNKRYSEFLPSLQGSEELMVQVEEVSREMDGLKSCIETEVQQNVHVAVAEYAKLKQQLEKNTIVIAMLGHLKEFHSAMEEFNKALTEKKYVDAANQLERVRDLASTRRSPLTHPSVCLVS